In a genomic window of Cygnus atratus isolate AKBS03 ecotype Queensland, Australia chromosome 23, CAtr_DNAZoo_HiC_assembly, whole genome shotgun sequence:
- the LOC126913559 gene encoding translation initiation factor IF-2-like — protein MEPAKPPPSKRMAPAPPVPAKTKPALGLPSKPSGPQPGTSAEMERDRAGDPDTDGFSALQVTTAKLSHPTATRPRVPGRRPPSMAGGGLGPPCAELCPHLPATGQGPEQRLALEDLKAEVRSLHILVDLMRGQHLRDLEDVRLELQHERTKREALQAEIERVRKALPC, from the exons ATGGAGCCGGCCAAGCCGCCCCCCAGCAAGAGGATGGCTCCCGCGCCCCCCGTCCCTGCCAAAACCAAGCCGGCCCTGGGGCTGCCGAGCAA gcCCAGCGGCCCCCAGCCTGGCACCTCGGCCGAAATGGAGCGGGACAGAGCTGGAGACCCAG ACACCGATGGCTTCAGTGCCCTGCAGGTGACCACGGCCAAGCTGAGCCACCCCACGGCCACGCGCCCCCGGGTGCCAGGCCGGCGGCCGCCCAGTATGGCCGGGGGGGGCTTGGGGCCACCTTGCGCTGAGCTCTGCCCCCATCTCCCCGCCACGGGGCAGGGCCCGGAGCAGCGGCTGGCCCTGGAGGACCTGAAGGCCGAGGTCCGGTCCCTGCACATCCTCGTGGACCTGATGCGAGGCCAGCACCT GAGGGACCTGGAGGACgtgaggctggagctgcagcacgAGCGGACCAAGCGCGAGGCGCTGCAg GCGGAGATCGAGCGGGTGAGGAAGGCGCTGCCCTGCTAg
- the EVA1B gene encoding protein eva-1 homolog B: protein MESRKQDMELLSNSMAAYAHIRANPESFGLYFVLGVCFGLVLTLCLLVLRISCRPRARPLRRPRPGPPDLSEDDDDEDDEDEEEEDTIDRAASESLLPVTEIPLESHGPGDGALPVNVFASAEELERAQRLEERERIIREIWRNGQPDILGTGTGTLGRVHYY from the exons ATGGAGAGCCGCAAGCAGGACATGGAGCTGCTGAGCAACAGCATGGCCGCGTACGCGCACATCCGAG CCAACCCCGAGAGCTTCGGGCTCTACTTCGTGCTGGGCGTCTGCTTCGGGCTGGTGCTGACCCTGTGCCTGCTGGTGCTGCGCATCTCctgccggccccgcgcccgccccctgcgccggccccggcccggcccgcccgaCCTCAGCGAGGACGACGACGACGAGGAcgatgaggatgaggaggaggaggacaccATCGACCGCGCCGCCTCCGAGTCGCTGCTGCCGGTGACCGAGATCCCGCTGGAGAGCCACGGCCCCGGGGACGGCGCGCTGCCCGTCAACGTCTTCGCCTCGGCCGAGGAGCTGGAGCGGGCGCAGCGGCTGGAGGAGCGCGAGCGCATCATCCGCGAGATCTGGCGCAACGGGCAGCCCGACATCctgggcaccggcaccggcaccctGGGCCGCGTGCACTACTACTGA